CGGCCTCGGCATCGAGCTGCCCTTCGAGTCGGGCCTCAACCCGTGGGTCGACGTCGGGGTCAACTTCCGCTACTTCTTCGCCCGCAAGACCATGTTCGTCAAGTACGCCCGCGGCTTCGTGGTGCTCCCCGGCGGCGTCGGCACCCTCGACGAGCTCTTCGAGGCGGTGACGCTGGTCCAGACGCAGAAGGTGACGTCGTTCCCGATCGTGCTGCTCGGCGTCGACTACTGGTCGGGCCTGCTCGACTGGCTGCGCACCACGGTGCTGCCCGACGGCAAGATCTCGCCGGCCGACCTCGACCTGCTCGCCCTGACCGACGACGTCGAGGAGGCGGTCGCGCTCGTGGCAGCCGGGACGGTGCGCCCGTGAGCTGGTTCTTCGCGGTGCTGGTGGTGCTGCTCGTCGGGGTGGTGGCCGTGGTCGCCGCGCGTGGCGAGGCGCACCTCGGACCGGCGTACGCCGACCGCGCCGGCCTCGAGCTGCCCGAGCGGCCGCTGACCGGCGACGACCTCCGCGGGCTGCGGCTCGACACCGCCGTGCGGGGCTACCGCGCCGACGACGTCGACGCCCTGCTCGACCGGCTCGCGGCCGAGCTCGACCGCCGCCCGCCCGCGTCCGCCCCGGAGGCCTAGCGGCCCTCGAAGACCGGCTTCTGCTTGGCCACGAACGCCTCGACGGCGCGGCGGTGGTCCTCGGTGCCGCCGGTGAGCGTCATCATCGACGACTCGAACTCCAGCGCCTCGGTGAACGAGTGCCCCGCGGCGT
This genomic interval from Nocardioides scoriae contains the following:
- a CDS encoding DivIVA domain-containing protein, producing the protein MSWFFAVLVVLLVGVVAVVAARGEAHLGPAYADRAGLELPERPLTGDDLRGLRLDTAVRGYRADDVDALLDRLAAELDRRPPASAPEA
- a CDS encoding LOG family protein, with the translated sequence MSGRREKRRGPTLLRGDQVDLTTTDQRLLDSRGPTDWVHTDPWRVLRIQSEFVEGFGALAELGPAIGVFGSARTAVDDPAYAQGVEVGRRLVEAGFAVITGGGPGAMEAANRGASEAGGVSVGLGIELPFESGLNPWVDVGVNFRYFFARKTMFVKYARGFVVLPGGVGTLDELFEAVTLVQTQKVTSFPIVLLGVDYWSGLLDWLRTTVLPDGKISPADLDLLALTDDVEEAVALVAAGTVRP